TAATTCCAAAGCCCAAAGGTTATACAGAGCTATAAATATTTGCAGGCCCCAGCCCATGATTATTACAATGATTGCAATCACTACCGTCAGTAAAGCTCCCCGTGCCAAACGTGCCAAGTCGCCTAAACTATTATGATTAAGTTTGCGCTCACCAAATTCTATCACATTACCCAGAAGTGATATTGGATGCGGTATAATCCGAAATATTAAACGCGGGTCGCCTAAAAACGCATCTAATAGCAACGCCAGCGCTAAGAGAAAAGTACGATCCGAAAAGACATCAGTAGCCCAGAGCTTCATTAATGATTATACGTTTCATTCAGAATTTGCTTTTAAAAGCGTTTTGAACAGAACTTACACCCAAATGCATTTTGATGAATATATCACAGTTGATTGGAGTTCTGCTAGTTCACCTCAGACCGGGCCAAACAGCATTTGGATCTGTGCATTAATATGGCGCCCAGAAGCACCGCAGAAAAGTAAACTTCACAATATACCAACCCGATCAGCAGCTACAGAATGGCTCAGAGGCCATCTTTACTCCTCCTCCCAAGCTGGCAATCGAATTCTTGTTGGATTTGACTTTCCATTCGGTTATCCCGCTGGAACTGCCTCAGCTCTTGGTATGCAGGGACCGCAATGGAGGAACATATGGCAACTTCTATTCGAAGGCCTTTCGGACAACCAGAACAACCAAAATAATCGGTTTGACCTCGCAGAGTATCTTAATCAACAGATCACCGGCGAAGCTTTTCCATTCTGGGGAAATGTACGGGATGAAAAGCGAAAATATCTCCTACGCCGCGGCCGCCGCCCACATGAACAAAATGACGTCGCAGAACGACGTTTAGTTGAACAACTTGTCCCGAGTGCTCAGCCTGTATGGAAATTGGCAGGGGTGGGTTCGGCAGGCAGTCAAGCACTTACTGGAATACCTGCAGTGTGGTCGTTACGCTTTGATCCTCACCTCGCAAGGAAAACACGTATTTGGCCATTTGAAACGGGTCTACAGATCGAGCCTTCTGCTCAAATTATTATGGCAGAGATCTATCCATCAATCTTTCCTCTTCACCCAATCAAGGGAAAACCAAAAGATGCCGCACAAGTGACCTCTGCAGCACAAGCCTTAGCTATCGCGGATGTTAATAATCAGATTGATTCGTTTTTTGGTGGGCTTTCAGGTTTAAACAGAGGGGATAGAACAAAAATAGAAAATGAAGAAGCATGGATTTTGGGTGTTTCAGACCACTTCAAAAAATGACTGGCATATGCAGTTATAGGTTGTACATTTAGACTTCTGTTCTAGATATTTCAAAAAACGTTGGGAAAAATGGATTTTCGCGACCTTGATGCCCTTCATACCGCACATGACCTGCTAATTGAGATATACGATATTAGCCAGTCATTCCCCGCTGACAATCAGTTTACTTTGGGTGCCGCAATTTGCGCCACAGCATTGGAAATACCAGCTATTTTAGCTGAGGGATGCGGCCAAAAAAACGATTGCGCATTGAAAAAATCGATTTCAAAAGCCATGGGTCTTACCTGCCGACTGGAATACTTCATCTTGGTTGCGGGTCAACTCGGCATTGTTGACGAAGAAAACTTAGCTCATTTAACCGACCTTTTGGAGGCA
The DNA window shown above is from Pseudomonadota bacterium and carries:
- a CDS encoding four helix bundle protein, with product MDFRDLDALHTAHDLLIEIYDISQSFPADNQFTLGAAICATALEIPAILAEGCGQKNDCALKKSISKAMGLTCRLEYFILVAGQLGIVDEENLAHLTDLLEALKIELNKSSA